In the genome of Streptococcus mitis, one region contains:
- a CDS encoding phosphate acyltransferase yields MKKIAVDAMGGDYAPQAIVEGVNQALADFSDIEVQLYGDEAKIKQYLTATERVSIIHTDEKIDSDDEPTRAIRKKKNASMVLAAKAVKEGEADAVLSAGNTGALLAAGFFIVGRIKNIDRPGLMSTLPTVDGRGFDMLDLGANAENTAQHLYQYAVLGSFYAKNVRGIAQPRVGLLNNGTESSKGDPLRKETYELLAADESLNFIGNVEARDLMSSVADVVVADGFTGNAVLKSIEGTAMGIMGLLKTAITGGGLRAKLGALLLKDSLRGLKKQLNYSDVGGAVLFGVKAPVVKTHGSSDAKAVYSTIRQIRTMLETDVVAQTAREFSGE; encoded by the coding sequence ATGAAAAAAATCGCAGTAGATGCCATGGGGGGCGATTACGCACCCCAAGCCATCGTTGAGGGTGTTAATCAAGCCCTAGCTGACTTTTCAGATATCGAGGTTCAACTCTACGGAGATGAAGCTAAAATCAAGCAATATCTGACAGCGACAGAGCGCGTCAGCATTATCCATACGGATGAGAAGATTGATTCAGACGATGAACCTACGAGAGCAATTCGGAAGAAGAAGAATGCCAGTATGGTATTGGCGGCCAAGGCTGTCAAAGAAGGCGAAGCAGATGCTGTTCTTTCGGCTGGGAATACAGGCGCTTTGTTGGCGGCAGGATTCTTCATCGTGGGTCGTATCAAGAATATCGATCGACCTGGGCTTATGTCAACATTGCCGACTGTAGATGGGAGAGGTTTTGACATGCTTGACCTCGGTGCTAATGCAGAAAATACGGCCCAGCACCTCTATCAATACGCGGTTCTAGGTTCCTTCTATGCTAAAAATGTCCGTGGAATTGCGCAACCACGCGTTGGCTTGCTCAACAACGGAACAGAGAGTAGCAAGGGCGACCCGCTTCGTAAGGAAACTTATGAATTACTGGCGGCTGATGAAAGTTTGAACTTTATCGGAAACGTGGAAGCGCGTGATTTGATGAGTAGCGTTGCGGATGTTGTCGTGGCAGATGGTTTCACGGGAAACGCTGTGCTCAAATCCATCGAAGGGACAGCCATGGGAATCATGGGTTTGCTCAAGACAGCTATTACAGGTGGTGGTCTTCGAGCGAAACTAGGCGCCCTCCTTCTAAAGGACAGCCTCAGAGGTTTGAAAAAACAGCTCAACTACTCAGATGTTGGTGGAGCAGTCTTGTTTGGTGTCAAGGCACCTGTTGTCAAGACTCATGGCTCCAGCGATGCCAAGGCTGTTTATAGTACAATCCGCCAGATTCGTACCATGCTAGAAACAGACGTAGTTGCCCAGACTGCGCGTGAATTTTCAGGAGAATAA
- a CDS encoding acyl carrier protein: protein MTEKEIFDRIVTIIQERQGEDFVVTESLSLKDDLDADSVDLMEFILTLEDEFNIEISDEEIDQLQSVGDVVEVVKSKE from the coding sequence ATGACAGAAAAAGAAATTTTTGACCGTATTGTGACCATTATCCAAGAGCGACAGGGAGAGGACTTTGTCGTAACAGAATCCTTGAGTCTGAAAGACGATTTGGATGCGGACTCAGTCGACTTGATGGAGTTTATCTTGACGCTGGAGGATGAATTTAATATCGAAATCAGCGATGAAGAAATTGACCAACTCCAAAGTGTAGGCGATGTGGTAGAAGTCGTCAAAAGTAAAGAATAG
- a CDS encoding bacteriocin, whose amino-acid sequence MTNFDKMEQNFVALTEEELMDVDGGIAPIIIGGVVISWKLIGGVAALATASAGAGIAAGYYANRS is encoded by the coding sequence ATGACAAATTTTGACAAAATGGAACAGAACTTTGTAGCTCTTACAGAAGAAGAGTTGATGGATGTAGATGGGGGAATTGCACCAATTATTATTGGTGGTGTAGTTATTAGTTGGAAATTAATTGGAGGTGTAGCTGCGCTTGCTACAGCTTCAGCAGGTGCAGGCATAGCTGCAGGATATTATGCTAATCGATCATAA
- a CDS encoding bacteriocin immunity protein yields the protein MKFVKLMLKIWPELMVLLSSISYTIIRLVADVNKLPLPTWFDNFNIPTISLFLMVFILLYRSKGEKNG from the coding sequence ATGAAATTTGTTAAATTAATGTTGAAGATTTGGCCTGAGCTTATGGTATTACTTAGTTCAATATCTTATACAATTATCAGGTTGGTAGCTGATGTGAATAAGCTACCCTTACCTACATGGTTTGATAATTTTAATATACCAACAATTTCATTGTTTTTAATGGTATTCATTTTATTATATAGAAGTAAAGGAGAAAAGAATGGATAA
- a CDS encoding bacteriocin has product MDKFQVVDEKDLQVIEGGIEPISIIFGLSAIAFGAFGAGYTFGSDLARRGR; this is encoded by the coding sequence ATGGATAAATTTCAAGTAGTTGATGAGAAAGATTTGCAAGTAATTGAAGGAGGAATTGAACCTATTTCGATTATATTTGGCCTAAGTGCTATTGCATTTGGCGCATTTGGGGCTGGTTACACATTTGGTTCAGATTTGGCTCGTCGTGGGCGTTAG
- a CDS encoding bacteriocin immunity protein, whose translation MKFVKSILKVLPEIMVLLSSMSYIIIRLVADINKVSLPTWFDNFNIPTIALFMMVFILLYRSKEKKNR comes from the coding sequence ATGAAATTCGTTAAATCAATATTGAAGGTTTTGCCTGAAATCATGGTATTACTTAGTTCAATGTCTTATATAATCATCAGATTAGTGGCTGACATAAATAAAGTATCTTTACCTACTTGGTTTGATAATTTTAATATACCCACGATTGCATTATTTATGATGGTCTTCATTCTTTTATACAGAAGTAAAGAAAAAAAGAATAGATAG
- a CDS encoding peptide ABC transporter ATP-binding protein: protein MKFGKRHYRPQVDQMDCGVASLAMVFGYYGSYYSLAHLRELAKTTMDGTTALGLVKVAEEIGFETRAIKADMTLFDLPDLTFPFVTHVLKEGKLLHYYVVTGQDKDSIHIADPDPGVKLTKLPRERFAEEWTGVTLFMAPSPDYKPHKDQKNGLLSFIPILVKQRGLIANIVLATLLVTLINIVGSYYLQSIIDTYVPDQMRSTLGIISIGLVIVYILQQVLSYAQEYLLLVLGQRLSIDVILSYIKHVFHLPMSFFATRRTGEIVSRFTDANSIIDALASTILSIFLDVSTVVIISLVLFSQNTNLFFMTLLAFPIYTVIIFAFMKPFEKMNRDTMEANAVLSSSIIEDINGIETIKSLTSESQRYQKIDKEFVDYLKKSFTYSRAESQQKALKKVAHLLLNVGILWMGAVLVMDGKMSLGQLITYNTLLVYFTNPLENIINLQTKLQTAQVANNRLNEVYLVASEFEEKKTVEDLSLMKGDMDFKQVSYKYGYGRDVLSDINLTIPQGSKVAFVGISGSGKTTLAKMMVNFYDPSQGEISLGGVNLNQIDKKALRQYINYLPQQPYVFNGTILENLLLGAKEGTTQEDILRAVELAEIREDIERMPLNYQTELTSDGAGISGGQRQRIALARALLTDAPVLILDEATSSLDILTEKRIVDNLMALDKTLIFIAHRLTIAERTEKVVVLDQGKIVEEGKHADLLEQGGFYAHLVNS from the coding sequence ATGAAATTTGGGAAACGTCACTATCGTCCGCAAGTGGATCAGATGGACTGCGGTGTAGCTTCATTAGCTATGGTCTTTGGCTACTATGGTAGTTACTATTCTTTAGCTCACTTGCGAGAATTGGCTAAGACGACCATGGATGGGACGACGGCTTTGGGCTTGGTCAAGGTGGCAGAGGAGATTGGTTTTGAGACGCGAGCGATTAAGGCGGATATGACGCTCTTTGACTTGCCAGATTTGACCTTTCCTTTTGTTACTCATGTACTTAAGGAAGGGAAATTGCTCCACTACTATGTGGTGACTGGGCAGGATAAGGATAGCATTCATATTGCCGATCCAGATCCTGGAGTGAAATTGACCAAACTGCCACGTGAGCGTTTTGCGGAAGAATGGACAGGAGTGACTCTTTTTATGGCACCTAGTCCAGACTACAAGCCTCATAAGGATCAAAAGAATGGTCTGCTCTCTTTTATCCCTATATTAGTAAAGCAGCGTGGCTTGATTGCTAATATCGTTTTGGCAACACTCTTGGTCACCTTGATTAACATTGTGGGTTCTTATTATCTGCAGTCTATCATTGATACCTATGTGCCAGATCAGATGCGTTCGACGTTGGGGATTATTTCTATTGGGCTGGTCATCGTTTATATTCTCCAGCAGGTCTTGTCTTACGCTCAGGAGTATCTCTTACTTGTTTTGGGGCAACGCTTGTCGATTGATGTGATTTTGTCCTATATCAAGCATGTTTTTCACTTGCCCATGTCCTTCTTTGCGACACGCAGAACAGGGGAAATCGTGTCTCGTTTCACGGATGCTAACAGTATCATCGATGCGCTGGCTTCGACCATTCTTTCGATTTTCCTAGATGTGTCAACGGTTGTCATTATTTCCCTTGTTTTATTTTCACAAAATACCAATCTCTTTTTCATGACTTTATTGGCATTTCCCATCTATACAGTGATTATCTTTGCCTTTATGAAGCCGTTTGAAAAGATGAATCGGGATACCATGGAAGCCAATGCGGTTCTGTCTTCTTCTATCATTGAGGACATCAATGGTATTGAGACTATCAAGTCTTTGACCAGTGAAAGTCAGCGTTACCAAAAGATTGACAAGGAATTTGTGGATTATCTGAAAAAATCCTTTACCTATAGTCGGGCAGAGAGTCAGCAAAAGGCTCTGAAAAAAGTTGCCCATCTCTTGCTCAATGTCGGCATTCTCTGGATGGGGGCTGTTCTGGTCATGGATGGCAAGATGAGTTTGGGGCAGTTGATTACCTATAATACCTTGCTGGTTTACTTTACCAATCCTTTGGAAAACATCATCAACCTGCAAACTAAGCTTCAGACAGCGCAGGTTGCCAATAATCGTCTAAATGAAGTGTATCTGGTAGCTTCTGAGTTTGAGGAGAAGAAAACAGTTGAGGATTTGAGCTTGATGAAGGGAGATATGGACTTCAAGCAGGTTTCCTACAAGTATGGCTATGGTCGAGATGTCTTGTCGGATATCAATTTGACCATTCCCCAAGGTTCTAAGGTGGCTTTTGTGGGGATTTCGGGGTCAGGCAAGACGACCTTGGCCAAGATGATGGTTAATTTTTATGATCCAAGTCAGGGAGAGATTAGTCTGGGTGGTGTCAATCTTAATCAGATTGATAAAAAAGCCTTGCGCCAGTATATCAACTATCTACCTCAACAGCCCTATGTCTTTAACGGAACGATTTTGGAGAATCTTCTTTTGGGAGCCAAGGAGGGGACGACCCAGGAGGATATCTTACGGGCGGTCGAATTGGCAGAGATTCGGGAGGATATTGAGCGCATGCCACTGAATTACCAGACAGAATTGACTTCGGATGGGGCAGGAATCTCAGGTGGTCAACGTCAGAGAATCGCTCTGGCGCGTGCTCTCTTGACAGATGCGCCAGTCTTGATTTTGGATGAGGCGACCAGCAGTTTGGATATTTTGACAGAGAAGCGGATCGTAGATAATCTCATGGCTTTAGACAAGACCTTGATTTTCATCGCCCACCGTTTGACTATTGCTGAGCGGACAGAGAAGGTTGTTGTCTTGGATCAGGGCAAAATTGTTGAAGAAGGAAAGCATGCTGATTTGCTTGAACAGGGTGGATTTTACGCCCATTTGGTGAATAGCTAG
- a CDS encoding competence protein ComB, with amino-acid sequence MKPEFLESAEFYNRRYHNFSSRVIVPMSLLLVFLLGFATFAEKEMSLSTRATVEPSRILASIQSTSNNRILVNHLEENKLVKKGDLLVQYQEGAEGVQVESYASQLDMLKDQKKQLEYLQKSLQEGENHFPEEDKFGYQATFRDYISQAGSLRASTSQQNETIASQNAAASQTQAEIGNLISQTEAKIRDYQTAKSAIETGASLGNQNLAYSLYQSYKSQGEEKPQAKSQAVAQVEAQLSQLESSLATYRVQYAGSGTQQAYASGLSSQLESLKSQHLAKVGQELTLLDQKILEAESGKKVQGSLLDKGKITASEDGVLHINPETSDSSMVAEGALLAQVYPSLEKEGKAKLTAYLSSKDVARIKVGDSVRYTTTHDAKNQVFLDSTITSIDATATKTEKGNFFKIEAETDLTAEQAEKLRYGMEGRLQMITGKKSYLRYYLDQFLNKE; translated from the coding sequence ATGAAACCAGAATTTTTAGAAAGTGCGGAGTTTTATAATCGTCGTTACCATAATTTTTCCAGTCGGGTGATTGTCCCCATGTCCCTTCTGCTCGTGTTTTTGCTTGGTTTTGCAACATTTGCAGAGAAGGAGATGAGTTTGTCCACTAGAGCGACTGTTGAGCCTAGTCGAATCCTTGCAAGTATCCAGTCTACTAGCAACAATCGTATTCTTGTTAATCATTTGGAAGAAAATAAGCTGGTTAAAAAGGGAGATCTTCTGGTTCAATATCAGGAAGGGGCAGAGGGTGTTCAAGTAGAGTCCTATGCCAGTCAGTTGGACATGCTCAAGGATCAAAAAAAGCAATTGGAGTATTTGCAAAAGAGTCTGCAAGAAGGGGAGAACCACTTTCCAGAGGAGGATAAATTTGGTTACCAAGCCACCTTTCGCGACTACATCAGCCAAGCGGGCAGTCTTAGGGCTAGTACATCGCAACAAAACGAAACCATCGCGTCTCAGAATGCAGCAGCTAGTCAAACCCAAGCCGAAATCGGTAACCTCATCAGCCAAACAGAGGCTAAAATTCGCGATTACCAGACAGCTAAGTCAGCTATTGAAACAGGTGCTTCCTTGGGCAATCAGAATCTAGCCTACTCTCTCTACCAGTCCTACAAGTCTCAGGGTGAGGAAAAGCCCCAAGCTAAATCCCAGGCAGTTGCGCAGGTTGAAGCGCAGCTTTCTCAGTTAGAATCTAGTCTTGCTACTTACCGTGTCCAGTATGCAGGTTCAGGTACCCAGCAAGCCTATGCGTCTGGTTTAAGCAGTCAATTGGAATCCCTCAAATCACAACACTTGGCTAAGGTTGGTCAGGAACTGACCCTTCTAGATCAGAAAATTTTGGAGGCAGAGTCAGGTAAGAAGGTACAGGGAAGTCTTCTAGACAAGGGGAAAATTACGGCTAGTGAGGATGGGGTGCTTCACATTAATCCTGAGACCAGTGATTCTAGCATGGTAGCAGAAGGTGCCCTACTAGCCCAAGTCTATCCGTCCTTGGAAAAAGAAGGGAAAGCCAAACTTACAGCTTATCTAAGTTCAAAGGATGTAGCAAGGATCAAGGTCGGTGATTCTGTTCGCTATACTACGACTCATGATGCCAAGAATCAAGTTTTCCTGGATTCTACGATTACAAGTATTGATGCGACAGCTACTAAGACTGAGAAAGGGAATTTCTTTAAAATCGAGGCTGAGACCGATCTGACTGCTGAGCAGGCAGAAAAACTTCGGTACGGGATGGAAGGTCGCCTACAGATGATTACAGGCAAGAAAAGTTATCTACGTTATTATTTGGATCAATTTTTGAACAAAGAGTAA
- a CDS encoding phosphoribosylaminoimidazolesuccinocarboxamide synthase (catalyzes the formation of (S)-2-(5-amino-1-(5-phospho-D-ribosyl)imidazole-4-carboxamido)succinate from 5-amino-1-(5-phospho-D-ribosyl)imidazole-4-carboxylate and L-aspartate in purine biosynthesis; SAICAR synthase), with product MSKQLIYSGKAKDIYTTEDENLIISTYKDQATAFNGVKKEQIAGKGVLNNQISSFIFEKLNAAGVATHFVEKLSDTEQLNKKVEIIPLEVVLRNYTAGSFSKRFGVDEGIALETPIVEFYYKNDDLDDPFINDEHVKFLQIADEQQIAYLKEETRRINELLKVWFAEIDLKLIDFKLEFGFDKDGKIILADEFSPDNCRLWDADGNHMDKDVFRRGLGELTDVYEIVWEKLQELK from the coding sequence ATGTCAAAACAATTGATCTATTCGGGAAAAGCTAAAGATATCTATACAACTGAGGATGAAAATCTTATTATTTCAACTTACAAGGACCAGGCGACTGCTTTCAATGGTGTTAAGAAGGAGCAGATTGCGGGTAAGGGAGTGTTGAATAATCAGATTTCATCTTTTATTTTTGAGAAATTAAATGCGGCTGGTGTAGCGACTCACTTTGTGGAGAAACTTTCAGATACGGAACAACTCAATAAAAAGGTTGAGATTATTCCTTTGGAAGTCGTGCTTCGCAACTATACAGCGGGTTCCTTTTCAAAACGTTTTGGTGTAGATGAAGGTATTGCATTAGAGACTCCGATTGTTGAGTTTTATTATAAAAACGATGATTTAGATGATCCATTTATCAATGATGAGCATGTGAAATTCCTACAGATTGCGGATGAACAGCAAATCGCCTACTTGAAGGAAGAAACCCGTCGTATCAATGAACTTTTGAAGGTCTGGTTTGCTGAGATTGACCTCAAGTTGATTGACTTTAAGCTAGAGTTCGGTTTTGATAAGGATGGTAAGATTATCTTGGCAGACGAATTTTCACCAGATAATTGCCGTTTGTGGGATGCGGATGGCAACCACATGGATAAGGATGTTTTCCGTAGGGGATTGGGAGAACTAACAGACGTTTACGAGATTGTTTGGGAAAAGTTGCAGGAATTGAAATAA
- a CDS encoding phosphoribosylformylglycinamidine synthase translates to MNKRIFVEKKADFQIKSESLVRELQYNLSLSTLKNIRIVQVYDVFDLADDLFARAEKHIFSEQVTDHVLDEAAVQADLANYAFFAIESLPGQFDQRAASSQEALLLLGSSSDVTVNTAQLYLVNKDIDATELEAVKNYLLNPVDSRFKDITTGIAKQEFSESDKTIPKLTFFESYTAEDFARYKAEQGMAMEVDDLLFIQDYFKSIGRVPTETELKVLDTYWSDHCRHTTFETELKHIDFSASKFQKQLQATYDKYIAMREELGRSEKPQTLMDMATIFGRYERANGRLDDMEVSDEINACSVEIEVDVDGVKEPWLLMFKNETHNHPTEIEPFGGAATCIGGAIRDPLSGRSYVYQAMRISGAGDITAPISETRAGKLPQQVISKTAAHGYSSYGNQIGLATTYVREYFHPGFVAKRMELGAVVGAAPKGNVVREKPEAGDVIILLGGKTGRDGVGGATGSSKVQTVESVETAGAEVQKGNAIEERKIQRLFRNGDVTRLIKKSNDFGAGGVCVAIGELADGLEIDLNKVPLKYQGLNGTEIAISESQERMAVVVSPEDVDAFVAECNKENIDAVVVAKVTEKPNLVMHWNGETIVDLERRFLDTNGVRVVVDAKVVDKDVKLPEERTTSADTLEADTLAVLSDLNHASQKGLQTIFDSSVGRSTVNHPLGGRYQITPTEASVQKLPVQHGVTHTASVMAQGFNPYVAEWSPYHGAAYAVIEASARLVAAGANWSKARFSYQEYFERMDKQAERFGQPVAALLGSIEAQIQLGLPSIGGKDSMSGTFEELTVPPTLVAFGVTTADSRKVLSPEFKTAGENIYYIPGQALAAEIDFDLIKSNFAQFEAIQAEHKVTSASAVKYGGVVESLALATFGNHIGVEVILSELESSLTAQLGGFVFTSPEEIAGVEKIGQTSAGFTLVVNGVKLDGHKLDSAFQGKLEEVYPTEFAQAKELVEVPAVASDVVIKAKEKVEKPVVYIPVFPGTNSEYDSAKAFEKEGAEVNLVPFVTLNEEAIVKSVETMVDNIDKADILFFAGGFSAADEPDGSAKFIVNILLNEKVRAAIDSFIARGGLIIGICNGFQALVKSGLLPYGNFEDASSTSPTLFYNDANQHVAKMVETRIANTNSPWLTGVQVGDIHAIPVSHGEGKFVVTAEEFAELRDNGQIFSQYVDFDGKPSMDSKYNPNGSIHAIEGITSKNGQIIGKMGHSERYEDGLFQNIPGNKDQHLFASAVKYFTGK, encoded by the coding sequence ATGAATAAACGTATTTTTGTTGAGAAAAAGGCTGATTTTCAGATTAAATCAGAAAGTTTGGTGAGAGAACTTCAGTATAATTTGAGTTTGTCTACCTTGAAAAATATTCGCATTGTGCAGGTTTATGATGTCTTTGATTTGGCAGATGACCTATTTGCGCGAGCAGAAAAACATATTTTCTCTGAGCAGGTGACAGACCATGTCTTGGATGAAGCGGCTGTGCAGGCGGATCTTGCTAACTATGCTTTCTTTGCTATTGAAAGCTTGCCAGGGCAGTTTGACCAGCGTGCGGCTTCTTCGCAAGAAGCCTTGCTTTTGCTGGGAAGTTCTAGTGATGTAACGGTCAATACAGCCCAACTTTACTTGGTCAATAAAGATATTGACGCGACGGAGTTAGAAGCAGTCAAGAACTACTTGCTCAATCCGGTTGATTCTCGTTTCAAGGACATCACGACAGGGATTGCCAAGCAGGAATTTTCAGAGTCAGACAAGACCATTCCAAAATTAACTTTCTTTGAAAGCTATACGGCAGAAGACTTTGCCCGTTACAAGGCTGAGCAAGGGATGGCAATGGAAGTGGATGATTTGCTCTTTATCCAAGATTACTTTAAGTCAATAGGGCGCGTGCCGACGGAAACAGAGCTCAAGGTTTTGGATACTTACTGGTCTGACCACTGCCGTCACACGACTTTCGAGACAGAGTTGAAACACATCGACTTTTCAGCTTCCAAATTCCAAAAACAATTACAGGCGACTTATGACAAGTATATTGCCATGCGTGAGGAACTAGGTCGGTCTGAAAAGCCACAAACCCTGATGGATATGGCGACTATTTTTGGTCGTTATGAGCGTGCTAATGGTCGTTTGGACGATATGGAAGTGTCAGACGAAATCAATGCTTGCTCAGTAGAAATCGAAGTGGATGTTGATGGTGTGAAAGAGCCATGGCTCCTAATGTTCAAGAATGAAACTCACAACCACCCAACGGAAATTGAGCCATTTGGTGGAGCGGCTACTTGTATAGGTGGTGCTATTCGTGACCCATTGTCAGGTCGCTCATATGTTTATCAAGCTATGCGTATCTCAGGTGCTGGAGATATTACCGCACCGATTTCGGAAACGCGTGCTGGGAAACTGCCACAACAGGTCATTTCTAAGACAGCGGCTCATGGTTATTCTTCGTATGGGAACCAGATTGGTCTGGCGACGACCTACGTTCGTGAATACTTCCACCCAGGTTTTGTAGCTAAACGTATGGAGCTAGGTGCAGTTGTTGGTGCGGCTCCCAAGGGCAATGTTGTCCGTGAAAAACCGGAAGCTGGTGATGTGATTATCTTGCTCGGTGGTAAGACTGGACGTGACGGTGTCGGTGGTGCGACAGGTTCTTCTAAAGTTCAAACGGTTGAGTCTGTGGAAACAGCTGGTGCTGAGGTTCAAAAAGGAAATGCCATCGAAGAACGCAAGATTCAACGACTTTTCCGTAATGGCGATGTCACTCGTCTCATCAAGAAGTCCAATGACTTTGGAGCAGGCGGTGTCTGTGTAGCCATCGGTGAATTGGCAGACGGTCTAGAAATCGACCTTAACAAGGTGCCTCTTAAATATCAAGGCTTGAATGGTACAGAAATTGCTATCTCTGAATCACAAGAACGGATGGCGGTTGTGGTGAGTCCTGAAGACGTAGATGCCTTTGTTGCAGAATGTAATAAAGAAAATATTGACGCGGTTGTGGTTGCGAAAGTGACTGAGAAACCAAATCTAGTCATGCACTGGAATGGTGAAACGATTGTCGACTTGGAACGTCGTTTCCTTGATACAAACGGTGTGCGCGTAGTCGTTGATGCCAAGGTTGTGGACAAGGATGTCAAACTTCCAGAAGAACGCACAACAAGCGCTGACACACTTGAAGCTGATACCCTTGCGGTTCTGTCTGATCTCAACCATGCGAGTCAAAAAGGCTTGCAGACCATCTTTGATAGCTCAGTTGGTCGTTCAACAGTCAATCACCCACTCGGTGGTCGTTACCAAATCACACCAACGGAAGCTTCTGTACAGAAATTGCCAGTCCAACATGGTGTAACGCATACGGCTTCAGTTATGGCGCAAGGATTCAACCCTTACGTAGCAGAATGGTCTCCATACCATGGTGCTGCTTATGCGGTTATCGAAGCAAGCGCTCGTTTGGTTGCTGCTGGTGCAAACTGGTCTAAGGCTCGTTTCTCTTATCAAGAGTATTTCGAGCGCATGGATAAACAAGCAGAGCGTTTCGGTCAGCCAGTAGCCGCCCTTCTAGGCTCTATCGAAGCACAAATCCAACTTGGTTTGCCATCAATCGGTGGTAAGGACTCCATGTCTGGTACCTTTGAAGAATTGACCGTACCGCCAACCTTGGTAGCCTTTGGGGTGACGACGGCAGATAGCCGTAAGGTCCTCTCTCCAGAGTTCAAAACTGCTGGTGAAAACATTTACTACATCCCAGGTCAAGCTCTTGCTGCAGAGATTGATTTTGACTTGATTAAGTCTAACTTTGCTCAATTTGAAGCTATACAAGCTGAACACAAAGTAACATCTGCATCAGCTGTCAAATATGGTGGTGTGGTTGAAAGTTTGGCTCTTGCTACTTTTGGGAACCATATTGGTGTAGAGGTGATCTTGTCTGAACTTGAAAGTTCTTTGACAGCTCAATTAGGCGGATTTGTCTTCACATCTCCTGAAGAAATCGCCGGAGTGGAGAAGATTGGACAAACAAGCGCAGGCTTTACACTCGTTGTCAACGGTGTGAAGCTAGATGGACACAAACTTGACAGTGCTTTCCAAGGGAAACTGGAAGAAGTTTACCCTACTGAATTTGCCCAAGCCAAAGAATTGGTTGAAGTACCAGCTGTGGCATCAGATGTTGTGATTAAAGCCAAAGAAAAAGTTGAAAAACCTGTGGTCTATATCCCAGTCTTCCCAGGAACCAACTCAGAATATGACTCAGCTAAGGCCTTTGAGAAAGAAGGTGCAGAGGTTAACTTGGTGCCATTCGTGACCTTGAATGAAGAAGCCATTGTCAAGTCAGTTGAAACCATGGTTGACAATATCGACAAGGCCGACATTCTCTTCTTTGCAGGTGGCTTCTCAGCTGCGGACGAGCCAGATGGATCAGCTAAGTTTATTGTCAATATCCTTCTTAATGAAAAAGTGCGTGCAGCCATTGATAGCTTTATCGCTCGTGGTGGCTTGATTATCGGTATCTGTAATGGATTCCAGGCCTTGGTCAAATCAGGTCTTCTTCCATACGGAAACTTCGAGGATGCCAGCAGTACTAGCCCAACCCTCTTCTACAATGATGCCAACCAACACGTGGCCAAGATGGTGGAAACCCGTATTGCCAATACCAACTCGCCGTGGTTGACTGGGGTGCAAGTGGGCGATATCCACGCTATTCCTGTTTCGCACGGTGAAGGGAAGTTTGTCGTGACGGCTGAGGAATTTGCAGAGCTCCGTGACAATGGCCAAATTTTCAGCCAATATGTTGACTTTGACGGCAAACCAAGTATGGACTCTAAGTACAATCCGAATGGTTCTATCCATGCCATTGAAGGAATTACCAGCAAGAACGGTCAAATCATCGGTAAGATGGGACACTCAGAACGTTATGAAGACGGTCTTTTCCAAAATATCCCAGGAAATAAAGATCAACACCTCTTCGCATCGGCGGTTAAATACTTTACTGGAAAATAG